The Ascochyta rabiei chromosome 15, complete sequence genome window below encodes:
- a CDS encoding Cation-independent mannose-6-phosphate receptor CI-MPR, whose amino-acid sequence MKSALSSLLFLLASLLASLLASMLPLAAAASDKPLKPCTVVSPTTERFFDLNGLRRTLPEDGKKKKDADEGSWHAKGYDYGANFTINFCGPVVEELSDVQDLDKKLWRNVSAFYERGDRQYAIGLENSEPIFRGKKLILNYTGGSLCPSSSSKRSPVHLPREIIGGGGGHDHDHDDDKKHKDGDADDDDKKHKGGSDDSDKKKKPSSDKSERRKTTVISLLCESDPLGKSSISFVAAVDDCTYFFEGRSRFACGSVHAETQTLSPSGVFGVIALIAVLVYFVGGCVYQRTVMHQRGWRQLPNYAMWAGIWRFFSDMFIILTSSCARCMPSRRGYSRVSLGADSRGRGRRDESENRLIDNLDEEWDD is encoded by the exons ATGAAGTCAGCGCTCTCCTCGCTGCTCTTCCTGCTCGCGTCCCTGCTCGCGTCCCTGCTCGCGTCCATGCTCCCGCTGGCGGCCGCGGCGAGCGACAAGCCACTCAAGCCGTGCACCGTCGTGTCGCCCACGACGGAGCGCTTCTTCGACCTGAACGGGCTGCGCCGGACGCTGCCTGAGGacggcaagaagaagaaggacgcCGACGAGGGCAGCTGGCATGCCAAGGGCTACGACTACGGCGCCAACTTCACCATCAACTTCTGCGGGCCCGTCGTCGAGGAGCTGAGCGACGTGCAGGACCTGGACAAGAAGCTGTGGCGCAACGTGAGCGCCTTCTACGAGAGAGGCGACCGCCAGTATGCCATTGG CCTCGAGAACTCGGAGCCCATCTTCCGCGGCAAGAAGCTCATCCTCAACTACACCGGCGGCTCGCTGTGcccctcgtcctcgtcgaaGCGCTCCCCCGTCCACCTGCCGCGCGAGATcattggcggcggcggcggccacgaccacgaccacgatgACGACAAGAAGCACAAGGACGGCGAcgccgacgacgatgacAAGAAGCACAAGGGCGGCAGTGACGACAgcgacaagaagaagaagccctCGTCAGACAAGTCGGAGCGCCGCAAGACGACCGTCATCTCGCTGCTCTGCGAGTCGGACCCGCTTGGCAAGAGCAGCATCTCCTTTGTCGCCGCCGTCGACGACTGCACCTACTTCTTCGAGGGCCGCTCGCGCTTCGCCTGCGGGAGCGTGCACGCCGAGACGCAGACGCTGAGCCCCAGTGGTGTCTTTGGCGTCATTGCGCTCATCGCCGTGCTGGTCTACTTTGTCGGTGGCTGCGTCTACCAGCGCACCGTCATGCACCAGCGAGGATGGAGGCAGCTGCCCAACTACGCCATGTGGGCCGGCATCTGGCGTTTCTTCTCC GACATGTTCATCATCCTCACCTCCTCGTGCGCCCGCTGCATGCCCTCGCGCCGCGGCTACAGCCGCGTCTCGCTGGGCGCCGACAGCAGAGGCCGTGGCCGCCGGGACGAGAGCGAGAACAGGCTGATAGACAACCTCGACGAAGAGTGGGACGACTAG
- a CDS encoding Delta(14)-sterol reductase — MAPKRKLDEALAEKPHGYEFLGPPGAFVISFGLPVLVYVFTFLCNDISGCPAPVLLSPSHFSLDQLKTEVGWSGVGGLLNTNAVLGTLGYYLLSLTLHTFLPGTDVKGTELRSGGKLDYRFNAFSSAIVTMSILAAGTVVYGADWTVWTFITDNYVAILTTNILISYFLATYVYVRSFSVKHPKDPGMRELAAGGHSGNVLYDWFIGRELNPRVVLPIFGEVDIKAWCELRPGMLGWIIMDLAFIMKQYRNHGRVTDSIILVTAAQAIYTFDALYMEPAILTTIDLIADGFGMMLSFGDLVWVPFTYSLQARYLSVYPVDLGFQGIVAVLAVQGVGYYLFRAVNNEKNRFRTNPDDPRVKHLKYIETAAGSRLLVSGWWGTARHINYLGDWFMSWSYVLPTALSGYVIRNVAQHPIQAAQSDAYFFKNSYGKYVVPDGAKGWGMIFTYFFMVYFAVLLIHRERRDEEKCRRKYGKDWDRYVELVPYRIIPYVY, encoded by the exons ATGGCACCCAAGCGCAAGCTCGACGAGGCCCTTGCCGAGAAGCCTCATGGATACGAATTCCTTGGACC CCCTGGCGCCTTTGTCATCTCCTTCGGTCTCCCTGTCCTGGTCTACGTCTTCACCTTCCTGTGCAATGACATCTCAGGCTGCCCAGCCCCCGTTCTGCTCTCGCCCTCCCACTTCAGCTTGGACCAGTTGAAGACGGAAGTCGGCTGGTCCGGCGTGGGCGGCCTGCTCAACACCAATGCCGTCCTGGGCACCCTCGGCTACTACCTGCTCAGTCTGACCCTGCACACCTTCCTGCCCGGCACCGACGTCAAAGGCACGGAGCTCAGGAGCGGTGGGAAGCTGGACTACCGTTTCAATG CCTTCAGCTCGGCAATCGTCACCATGTCCATCTTGGCCGCCGGCACCGTCGTGTACGGCGCCGACTGGACTGTCTGGACCTTCATCACCGACAACTACGTCGCCATCCTGACCACCAACATCCTCATCTCCTACTTCCTCGCCACCTATGTCTATGTTCGTTCCTTCAGCGTCAAGCATCCCAAGGACCCCGGCATGCGTGAGCTTGCTGCTGGCGGACACTCTGGCAACGTCCTCTACGACTGGTTCATCGGTCGTGAGCTGAACCCACGTGTCGTGCTTCCCATCTTTGGCGAAGTCGACATCAAGGCTTGGTGCGAACTGCGTCCCGGTATGCTGGGCTGGATCATCATGGACCTTGCCTTCATCATGAAGCAGTACCGCAACCACGGCCGTGTTACCGACTCCATCATCCTGGTCACGGCGGCGCAAGCCATCTACACCTTCGATGCCCTGTACATGGAGCCTGCCATCCTCACCACCATCGACCTCATCGCCGATGGCTTCGGCATGATGCTTTCCTTCGGCGACCTCGTCTGGGTTCCCTTCACGTACAGTCTCCAGGCTCGCTACCTCTCCGTCTACCCCGTCGATCTCGGCTTCCAGGGTATCGTCGCAGTCCTCGCTGTCCAGGGTGTTGGCTACTACCTCTTTCGCGCCGTCAACAACGAAAAGAACCGCTTCCGCACAAATCCCGATGACCCGCGTGTCAAGCACCTCAAGTACATCGAGACGGCTGCCGGCTCTCGCCTCCTCGTGTCCGGCTGGTGGGGCACAGCACGCCACATCAACTACCTCGGCGACTGGTTCATGAGCTGGTCCTACGTCCTGCCCACCGCCCTCTCCGGCTACGTGATCCGCAACGTCGCACAGCACCCCATTCAGGCCGCCCAGAGCGACGCATACTTCTTCAAGAACAGCTACGGCAAATACGTCGTCCCTGATGGCGCCAAGGGCTGGGGCATGATCTTCACCTACTTTTTCATGGTCTACTTTGCCGTTCTGCTTATTCACCGCGAGCGTCGCGACGAGGAGAAGTGCAGGAGAAAATACGGCAAGGACTGGGACAGGTACGTAGAGCTTGTACCGTACCGCATCATTCCCTACGTGTACTAG